From Streptomyces sp. NBC_00370, a single genomic window includes:
- a CDS encoding MFS transporter yields MTTANTPGPTATTGPSRPVHRRLVLAICCLSVCVTGIDLTIVNVALPSIGKDLHASDSSLQWTVDAYSLVMACLLLLSGSMADRFGRKRIFQLGLSLFSLGSLLCGLAPTVGWLIVFRGMQAVGGSMLNPVAMSIIVSVFTDRRERARAVGVWGSAIGTTIAAGPVLGGLLVSGIDWRSVFWVNAPIGIAAILLTQKFVPESKAARARAFDPPGQALIIVLFASIIAATIEGPRYGWTDPRIVGLFVLAVLALAGILVVEPRRAEPLIDLRFFRSPPFSAANTISVVMSAALGGFLFLNTLYLQDQRHFSPLHAGLMIIPLAVGQAVAAHLSGRLLASQGARLPLTLGGALLAVGGFLLVPLTAHTESVYLLAAYAVFGLGAGLITPPITNTAISGLPADQVGVAGALAASARQFGISIGVAVTGSIVAGTGADFIHSSRTAWAVLGGCGLVALALGALSTSSWAKAAAARNGQRLATAPMPESQSRRVAS; encoded by the coding sequence ATGACCACAGCGAACACCCCCGGGCCGACGGCGACGACCGGCCCGTCACGTCCCGTTCACCGCCGGCTGGTGCTGGCGATCTGCTGTCTCAGCGTGTGCGTGACCGGCATCGACCTCACCATCGTCAACGTGGCACTCCCGTCCATAGGCAAGGACCTGCACGCCTCGGACAGCAGCCTGCAGTGGACGGTCGACGCCTACTCCCTGGTCATGGCCTGTCTGCTCCTGCTGTCCGGCTCGATGGCCGACCGCTTCGGCCGCAAGCGGATCTTCCAGCTCGGGCTGTCGCTGTTCTCCCTCGGCTCCCTCCTGTGCGGTCTGGCGCCCACCGTCGGGTGGCTGATCGTCTTCCGCGGCATGCAAGCGGTCGGCGGCTCGATGCTCAACCCGGTCGCGATGTCGATCATCGTCAGCGTCTTCACCGACCGCCGGGAACGGGCACGAGCGGTCGGCGTGTGGGGATCGGCGATCGGGACCACCATCGCGGCCGGTCCCGTGCTCGGCGGCCTGCTGGTCAGCGGCATCGACTGGCGATCGGTGTTCTGGGTCAACGCCCCGATCGGGATCGCCGCCATCCTGCTCACCCAGAAATTCGTCCCCGAGTCCAAGGCCGCGCGGGCCCGCGCGTTCGACCCGCCCGGCCAGGCACTGATCATCGTCCTGTTCGCGTCGATCATCGCCGCGACGATCGAGGGCCCCCGCTACGGATGGACGGATCCCCGGATCGTCGGGCTGTTCGTACTCGCCGTCCTGGCCCTCGCCGGGATACTCGTCGTCGAGCCCCGACGCGCCGAGCCACTGATCGACCTGCGGTTCTTCCGCAGCCCTCCGTTCTCCGCCGCGAACACGATCTCCGTCGTGATGTCGGCCGCCCTCGGCGGATTCCTGTTCCTCAACACCCTCTATCTCCAGGACCAGCGCCACTTCAGCCCCCTGCACGCCGGGCTGATGATCATCCCGCTGGCCGTGGGCCAGGCCGTCGCCGCCCATCTCTCCGGGCGGCTTCTCGCCTCCCAGGGCGCCCGCCTCCCCCTCACGCTGGGCGGCGCGCTGCTCGCCGTCGGCGGCTTCCTTCTCGTCCCCCTGACCGCGCACACCGAGAGCGTCTACCTGCTGGCCGCCTACGCCGTATTCGGCCTCGGCGCGGGCCTGATCACCCCGCCGATCACCAACACCGCCATCTCCGGACTGCCGGCCGACCAGGTCGGTGTCGCCGGCGCGCTCGCCGCCAGCGCCCGCCAGTTCGGCATCTCCATCGGCGTCGCCGTCACCGGCTCGATCGTGGCCGGCACCGGCGCCGACTTCATCCACTCGAGCCGCACAGCCTGGGCCGTCCTCGGAGGCTGCGGACTCGTCGCGCTCGCGCTCGGCGCCCTCTCCACCAGCAGCTGGGCCAAGGCTGCCGCAGCCCGCAACGGCCAACGCCTCGCCACCGCGCCGATGCCCGAATCTCAGAGCCGCCGTGTGGCGAGCTGA
- a CDS encoding TetR/AcrR family transcriptional regulator codes for MTDHPPSKRADAARNRRRILEAARTAFAATGAETSMAEIARRSGVGPATLYRNFATRHELLEALLVDEVDEVCAAAATVEGDSPGERLTTWLRRFFQYVTTKRPVVLGLLEHTDRTDPVFDSRGRLLAAGQPLFSAAQDAHQIADDLDLGRILDLVVAIAKIPGTPEYRQPIIDAALAGLGGRAT; via the coding sequence ATGACTGACCATCCGCCCTCCAAAAGGGCTGACGCGGCGCGCAACCGGCGGCGGATCCTCGAAGCGGCACGTACCGCGTTCGCCGCCACCGGGGCCGAGACGTCCATGGCCGAGATCGCCCGGAGGTCCGGGGTGGGCCCGGCAACCCTGTACCGCAACTTCGCGACCCGCCACGAACTCCTGGAGGCGCTGCTCGTCGACGAGGTCGACGAGGTCTGCGCCGCCGCGGCGACGGTCGAGGGTGACAGTCCGGGGGAGCGGCTCACGACCTGGCTGCGCCGGTTCTTCCAGTACGTCACCACCAAGCGACCGGTCGTTCTCGGGCTGCTTGAGCACACCGACAGGACCGATCCCGTCTTCGACAGTCGGGGCCGGCTGCTCGCGGCCGGCCAGCCGCTGTTCTCCGCCGCCCAGGACGCGCACCAGATCGCCGACGACCTCGACCTCGGTCGGATCCTCGACCTCGTGGTGGCCATCGCGAAGATCCCCGGCACCCCGGAGTACCGGCAGCCGATCATCGACGCCGCACTCGCCGGACTGGGCGGCCGCGCCACCTGA
- a CDS encoding carbohydrate-binding protein: MTGLNRRDFIKVAGVGSAALTLPLAGAVARASAGTVSPTVLKGTVSASGAWQVTASELGWTFSGSVGPATGVATRSGTDALGTYSETTFTFQSGARKGGIRVYNSASAVVFTDTYVKAAANAKPFPTITGYPALPHRLSHHECFGKFQFNTFSAAADSPWVFFDAKGNTFVLSAANHFQEARTTQASDGSIAAGVLSSIGSLPAGYTRQTILSTKAGIGAAYHAWGAALTTLAGKTLPANDTGPILNTLGYWTDNGADYYYKYDQSKGYTGTLLAVRDEWESQKIPMGYLQLDSWWYPKGPDNIWDDLPDGTYRYEADKELFPDGLSAFQRELGKPLVVHGRWMDKSSPYHGQYQFSNDVVIDPKFWQSVMEYLRDGGVAVYEQDWLCNNAKPGDNLTDADAFFDNMAHQAANGGMDLQYCMALPRDYLQSTLYPNLTTIRVSDDRFERSKWDAFLYDSQFAGSLGVWPWVDVFMSAETNNLLLANLSAGPVGVGDALGKLNAANLRQVARPDGVIVKPDVPIVPTDATYVGEADGKLPAMVATTRVAHVGLNYRYVFAYARQSTPPEQTYQAESATLSGPIVATENSGYTGSGYADYQNTDQDYVQWTVQAAAAGTYTLMFRYANGGATDRPLAIAVNGASRTAAFAPTGSWTKWDVQGLTVTLVKGANTVRATATGSSAGNIDWLGVSRGTVPTEPSQAVSVSLASLGLTGPAYAYDYFAGTGKLVAQGGSVSATVTTGTYWVVAPVGTSGIAFLGDAGKFVSHGDKRVEHLSDDGSVHTTVAFAPGEGPVTLHGYAPRKPTATATSGSVGAVAYNTSTKLFTVTVTAPAAGNAAVVTIAP, encoded by the coding sequence ATGACTGGATTGAATCGTCGCGATTTCATCAAGGTCGCCGGTGTCGGGTCCGCCGCCCTGACCCTGCCCCTCGCAGGTGCGGTGGCCCGGGCGAGCGCAGGCACGGTCTCGCCGACCGTTCTGAAGGGAACGGTAAGTGCGTCGGGCGCCTGGCAGGTGACCGCGAGTGAGCTGGGCTGGACCTTCAGCGGTTCGGTCGGACCGGCGACCGGTGTCGCCACCCGCTCGGGGACGGACGCGCTGGGCACCTACTCCGAGACCACGTTCACCTTCCAGTCGGGCGCGCGCAAGGGCGGCATCCGCGTCTACAACAGCGCTTCGGCCGTCGTCTTCACCGACACGTACGTCAAGGCCGCGGCCAATGCCAAGCCGTTCCCCACGATCACCGGCTACCCCGCGCTCCCGCACCGGCTGAGCCACCACGAGTGCTTCGGGAAGTTCCAGTTCAACACCTTCTCGGCCGCGGCGGACAGCCCATGGGTGTTCTTCGACGCCAAGGGCAACACCTTCGTACTCTCCGCGGCCAACCACTTCCAGGAGGCCCGGACCACCCAGGCCTCGGACGGCTCGATCGCCGCCGGCGTACTCAGCTCGATCGGCAGTCTGCCGGCCGGCTACACCCGGCAGACGATCCTGTCGACCAAGGCCGGCATCGGCGCCGCGTATCACGCCTGGGGTGCCGCGCTGACCACGCTCGCGGGCAAGACACTGCCGGCGAACGACACGGGTCCGATCCTCAACACCCTGGGCTACTGGACCGACAACGGCGCCGACTACTACTACAAGTACGACCAGTCCAAGGGATACACCGGCACGCTGCTGGCCGTTCGTGACGAGTGGGAGTCCCAGAAGATCCCGATGGGCTACCTGCAGCTCGACAGCTGGTGGTACCCCAAAGGCCCCGACAACATCTGGGACGACCTGCCGGACGGCACCTACAGGTACGAGGCGGACAAGGAGCTGTTCCCGGACGGACTCTCCGCGTTTCAGCGGGAGTTGGGGAAGCCGCTCGTCGTCCACGGCCGGTGGATGGACAAGTCGAGCCCGTACCACGGTCAGTACCAGTTCTCGAACGACGTCGTCATCGACCCGAAGTTCTGGCAGAGCGTCATGGAGTACCTGCGTGACGGAGGAGTCGCCGTCTACGAGCAGGACTGGCTCTGCAACAACGCCAAACCCGGCGACAACCTCACCGACGCCGACGCGTTCTTCGACAACATGGCCCACCAGGCCGCGAACGGCGGCATGGACCTGCAGTACTGCATGGCGCTGCCGCGCGACTACCTGCAGAGCACGCTCTACCCCAATCTGACGACCATCAGAGTCAGCGACGACCGCTTCGAGCGGTCGAAGTGGGACGCGTTCCTCTACGACTCGCAGTTCGCCGGCTCGCTCGGAGTGTGGCCGTGGGTCGACGTGTTCATGAGCGCGGAGACCAACAACCTGCTGCTGGCGAACCTGTCGGCGGGACCGGTCGGCGTCGGTGACGCGCTGGGCAAGCTGAACGCCGCCAACCTGCGCCAGGTGGCGCGCCCGGACGGGGTCATTGTCAAGCCCGACGTGCCGATCGTGCCCACCGACGCGACATACGTCGGCGAAGCGGACGGGAAGCTGCCGGCCATGGTGGCCACCACGCGCGTCGCGCACGTAGGGCTGAACTACCGCTACGTCTTCGCCTACGCGCGGCAGTCCACCCCGCCCGAGCAGACCTACCAGGCGGAGAGCGCGACCCTCTCCGGGCCGATCGTCGCCACGGAGAACTCCGGGTACACCGGCAGCGGCTACGCCGACTACCAGAACACCGATCAGGACTACGTGCAGTGGACGGTGCAGGCTGCCGCCGCCGGCACGTACACGCTGATGTTCCGCTACGCCAACGGCGGCGCCACCGACCGTCCGCTCGCGATAGCCGTCAACGGCGCTTCCCGCACAGCGGCGTTCGCCCCGACCGGTTCGTGGACGAAGTGGGACGTCCAGGGGCTGACCGTCACACTGGTCAAGGGCGCCAACACCGTACGGGCGACCGCCACCGGGTCGAGCGCAGGCAACATCGACTGGCTCGGCGTCAGCCGGGGCACCGTACCCACGGAGCCGTCACAGGCCGTCTCCGTCAGCCTCGCCTCACTGGGCCTGACCGGACCGGCCTACGCCTACGACTACTTCGCCGGCACCGGCAAACTGGTCGCCCAGGGCGGCAGCGTGAGCGCGACCGTCACCACAGGCACGTACTGGGTCGTCGCACCGGTGGGCACCTCCGGCATCGCCTTCCTCGGTGACGCGGGGAAGTTCGTCTCGCACGGCGACAAGCGTGTCGAGCATCTGAGCGACGACGGGAGCGTACACACCACGGTCGCCTTCGCTCCGGGCGAGGGACCGGTGACCCTGCACGGCTACGCGCCTCGAAAGCCGACCGCCACCGCGACCAGCGGCAGCGTGGGCGCCGTCGCCTACAACACGTCGACCAAGCTCTTCACGGTCACCGTCACCGCGCCGGCGGCCGGCAATGCGGCGGTCGTCACCATCGCTCCCTGA
- a CDS encoding ricin-type beta-trefoil lectin domain protein → MRRRVTVAAAAAALILGAFGGFVPAAGAASLAPPAPASKDMPAAAAAPAALRLMPLGDSITWGVGSSNGNGYRVPLRDQLTGEGHTVDFVGGVQSGTMKDPDNEGHRGWRIDQIAGIADSTLSIYRPNVVTLMIGTNDLNQDYQPATAPDRLHALVDRITADVPGVTVLLASLIVSTNSVEEPYRPAFNQQVPAIAQAEQAAGKHVRYVDMSALTSADLADPLHPDDGGYQKMADAFHAAIESADAAGWIGTPGPSGVVRSGIAGKCLNDGHAKTDNGTPIELRGCNDTNAQWWTWRTDGTLRIYGKCVDAADGGTADGTLVQLHDCNGTGAQVWQLYDGGYRNPQSGRCLDDPNSSTVDNTQLQLWTCNGTDAQKWTTLQAT, encoded by the coding sequence ATGAGAAGACGTGTCACGGTGGCCGCGGCAGCTGCTGCCTTGATCCTCGGGGCGTTCGGCGGGTTCGTCCCCGCGGCCGGGGCCGCGTCCCTGGCACCCCCGGCGCCCGCCTCGAAAGACATGCCCGCCGCGGCCGCCGCCCCTGCCGCCCTCCGGCTGATGCCGCTGGGAGACTCGATCACCTGGGGCGTCGGCAGCAGCAACGGCAACGGCTACCGCGTCCCGCTGCGGGACCAACTCACCGGCGAGGGCCACACCGTGGACTTCGTCGGTGGTGTCCAGAGCGGCACCATGAAGGACCCGGACAACGAGGGCCACCGCGGCTGGCGTATCGACCAGATCGCCGGCATCGCCGACTCGACCCTGAGCATCTACCGGCCCAACGTGGTCACCCTGATGATCGGCACCAACGACCTCAACCAGGACTACCAGCCGGCCACCGCGCCGGACCGGCTGCACGCCTTGGTCGACCGGATCACCGCCGACGTACCGGGCGTTACCGTACTGCTCGCGTCGCTGATCGTGTCGACCAACTCGGTCGAGGAGCCCTACCGGCCCGCCTTCAACCAGCAGGTGCCCGCAATCGCGCAGGCCGAGCAGGCGGCGGGCAAGCACGTCCGTTACGTCGACATGAGCGCGCTGACGTCCGCCGACCTCGCGGACCCGCTGCACCCCGACGACGGCGGCTACCAGAAGATGGCCGACGCCTTCCACGCGGCGATCGAGTCCGCCGACGCGGCCGGCTGGATCGGGACCCCGGGCCCCAGCGGCGTGGTGCGTTCCGGCATCGCCGGCAAGTGCCTGAACGACGGGCATGCCAAGACCGACAACGGCACGCCCATCGAGCTGCGGGGCTGCAACGACACCAACGCACAGTGGTGGACCTGGCGCACCGACGGCACCCTGCGCATCTACGGCAAGTGCGTGGACGCCGCGGACGGCGGCACGGCCGACGGCACCCTGGTGCAGCTCCACGACTGCAACGGCACCGGAGCCCAGGTCTGGCAGCTGTACGACGGCGGCTACCGCAACCCGCAGTCAGGCCGCTGCCTGGACGACCCCAACTCGTCGACCGTGGACAACACCCAGTTGCAGCTGTGGACCTGCAACGGCACCGACGCGCAGAAGTGGACGACGCTGCAAGCGACGTAA
- a CDS encoding NADPH-dependent F420 reductase produces the protein MSSISISIIGTGNMARTLGARAVAGGNTVEIMGRDQTKAAELAKALGGGATTGEWGTAPAGDIVIVALLYDGVVPVVAQYGDALAGKVIVDISNPFNATFDGLAHREETSIAQEVAKVAPAGAGVVKAFNTIFRHVLEKGRPDVFIAGDDAQAKARVAEFVESLGLRPLDVGGLKMAHWLEGAGLFTVGLANNGVGNLDFALSITELPV, from the coding sequence ATGAGCAGCATCAGCATCAGCATCATCGGCACCGGGAACATGGCCCGCACCCTCGGCGCGCGGGCGGTGGCGGGCGGCAACACCGTCGAGATCATGGGCCGCGATCAGACCAAGGCCGCCGAGCTGGCCAAGGCTCTCGGCGGCGGCGCCACGACGGGAGAGTGGGGTACCGCCCCGGCCGGGGACATCGTCATCGTGGCCTTGTTGTACGACGGTGTCGTGCCGGTCGTCGCCCAGTACGGAGACGCTCTCGCGGGCAAGGTCATCGTCGACATCAGCAACCCCTTCAATGCCACGTTCGACGGGCTGGCGCACCGCGAGGAGACCTCGATCGCACAGGAAGTCGCCAAGGTGGCCCCGGCCGGTGCCGGTGTGGTGAAGGCGTTCAACACCATCTTCCGTCATGTCCTGGAGAAGGGGCGGCCCGACGTCTTCATCGCCGGTGACGATGCGCAGGCCAAGGCACGTGTGGCGGAGTTCGTCGAGAGCCTCGGGCTGCGCCCGCTGGACGTCGGCGGTCTGAAAATGGCGCACTGGCTGGAAGGAGCGGGCCTGTTCACTGTGGGCCTCGCCAACAACGGGGTGGGCAACTTGGACTTCGCCCTCAGCATCACCGAACTCCCCGTCTGA
- a CDS encoding SDR family NAD(P)-dependent oxidoreductase, whose protein sequence is MGKLDGKVAVITGGTTGMALAGAKLFVDEGAHVFLTGRRQDALDEAVKQIGRNVTGVQGDAADLGDLDRLYDTVKREKGSIDVLWASAGMGEPAPLGEITEAQFDAAFSLNARGTLFTVQKALPLFNDGGSILMTGSNASLGAFPGWSVYAGSKAVQQAWARVWLNELKDRRIRVNVLTPGQVATAKQAELFDEATKSQFESLIPRREMGRPDEIATAALFLASDDSSYVNGMELVADGGTTAL, encoded by the coding sequence ATGGGAAAGCTCGACGGCAAGGTAGCGGTCATCACCGGCGGCACCACAGGTATGGCGCTGGCCGGCGCGAAGCTGTTCGTCGACGAGGGTGCGCACGTCTTCCTCACCGGCCGCCGCCAGGACGCCCTGGACGAGGCCGTGAAGCAGATCGGCCGCAACGTCACCGGCGTCCAGGGCGACGCCGCCGACCTGGGCGACCTGGACCGCCTGTACGACACCGTCAAGCGGGAGAAGGGAAGCATCGACGTGCTGTGGGCCAGCGCCGGCATGGGCGAGCCCGCGCCGCTCGGCGAGATCACCGAGGCCCAGTTCGACGCCGCGTTCTCACTCAACGCCCGCGGCACCCTGTTCACCGTCCAGAAGGCCCTGCCCCTCTTCAACGACGGCGGCTCCATCCTCATGACCGGCTCCAACGCTTCCCTCGGCGCCTTCCCCGGCTGGAGCGTCTACGCCGGCAGCAAGGCAGTCCAGCAGGCCTGGGCCCGCGTCTGGCTGAACGAGCTCAAGGACCGCCGCATCCGCGTCAACGTCCTGACCCCCGGCCAGGTCGCCACCGCCAAACAGGCGGAACTCTTCGACGAGGCCACCAAGAGCCAGTTCGAGTCCCTCATCCCCCGCCGCGAGATGGGCCGCCCCGACGAAATCGCCACCGCCGCCCTCTTCCTCGCCTCCGACGACTCCAGCTACGTCAACGGCATGGAACTCGTCGCCGACGGCGGCACCACCGCCCTCTGA
- a CDS encoding TetR/AcrR family transcriptional regulator, with translation MTELEKGPTGRRRGRGARERILGASQQLFREQGISRTGMDQLCAAAQVSKRTAYQHFTGKDELVAEYLRRFDPSVLSGVFDRTDLTPRERLLAAFDVAPTTPLCPYIAAAVELHDPEHPASQYARDYKKAVAARLADAAREAGAADPEQLGEQLALLIDGAAARTRVLDADAFPTAAAIATVLIDNAIPATAGDDRQRAEASN, from the coding sequence ATGACGGAGTTGGAGAAGGGCCCCACGGGCCGCCGACGCGGCCGGGGCGCCCGCGAGCGCATCCTCGGCGCGTCCCAGCAACTGTTCCGCGAGCAGGGCATCAGCCGCACCGGCATGGACCAACTCTGCGCGGCGGCCCAGGTGTCCAAGCGCACGGCCTACCAGCACTTCACCGGCAAGGACGAGCTCGTCGCCGAGTACCTGCGCCGGTTCGACCCCTCGGTTCTGTCGGGCGTGTTCGACCGCACCGACCTCACCCCCCGCGAACGGCTCCTCGCCGCCTTCGACGTCGCCCCCACCACCCCTCTGTGCCCCTACATCGCTGCCGCCGTCGAGCTGCACGACCCCGAGCACCCCGCATCCCAGTACGCGCGGGACTACAAGAAAGCCGTCGCCGCGCGGCTCGCCGACGCCGCCCGTGAAGCCGGCGCGGCCGACCCTGAACAGCTCGGCGAGCAGCTCGCGCTGCTCATCGACGGCGCGGCGGCCCGCACCCGGGTCCTCGACGCCGACGCTTTCCCCACCGCCGCCGCCATCGCCACAGTCCTCATCGACAACGCCATCCCCGCCACGGCCGGCGACGACCGGCAGCGGGCCGAAGCGTCAAATTGA
- a CDS encoding 3-oxoacyl-[acyl-carrier-protein] synthase III C-terminal domain-containing protein, whose product MGAVRRDPANLAEFRESFAGYTFGDAGAAVVLEAVDRGGILDVDGETRSEHWAVGGIFGGGSRHPRGDEHTYFRGDGNELRAVFEKVGTSVLDRMRHRTGLEWTDFRHVLVHQVTLPNLERFVEMSGVPEDRLVVTVPELGNIASASLGVQLDRVHANLSPGDRVLFVGLGGGMSIMTMVWEKS is encoded by the coding sequence TTCCGGGAGAGTTTCGCCGGCTACACCTTCGGGGACGCGGGCGCCGCGGTCGTCCTGGAGGCGGTCGACCGGGGCGGCATCCTCGACGTCGACGGTGAGACTCGCTCCGAACACTGGGCTGTTGGCGGAATCTTCGGAGGCGGCTCGCGGCATCCCCGCGGCGACGAGCACACCTATTTCCGCGGTGACGGCAACGAACTGCGGGCGGTCTTCGAGAAGGTCGGCACCTCGGTACTCGACCGGATGCGGCATCGGACCGGCCTGGAGTGGACCGACTTCCGCCATGTCCTGGTCCACCAGGTGACCTTGCCCAACCTGGAGCGGTTCGTGGAGATGAGCGGAGTCCCCGAGGACCGTCTCGTGGTCACAGTGCCGGAGCTCGGCAACATCGCCTCCGCCAGCCTCGGCGTGCAACTCGACCGCGTCCACGCCAACTTGTCGCCGGGCGACCGCGTGCTGTTCGTCGGACTCGGCGGTGGCATGAGCATCATGACGATGGTCTGGGAGAAGTCATGA